From Bacteroidota bacterium, one genomic window encodes:
- a CDS encoding nucleotidyltransferase, producing the protein MTGLSFPIATQSRIANLFQRLIAGIQPTSGETSSARGHAARIKTRIESSFNLKKSMIAGSFARQTYIRGYSDIDMFMLLSRDEARRGGSYMSSDTVLSNLKAELQQRFPATNIYRDVHAIVVFFSSSGISVDVVPVIFEGWIPMRPRYLMPDGSGWWMKTSPPTHNAYLVKANEKSAGKLRKTAQLIKFWRLCRTPQVPLSSFHIEMLLAANAVCVGVKSYAQCITETLQLLAERQCQGLRDPLGISGNIGATRSDSQRESALNSVIYSRDQAKAALSAAKEGDLEEAKRHWNIVFNDKFPRRYGIG; encoded by the coding sequence ATGACTGGCCTCTCTTTTCCGATTGCCACCCAATCAAGGATTGCTAATCTGTTTCAAAGGCTTATTGCAGGAATTCAGCCTACTTCTGGAGAGACATCCTCCGCAAGAGGTCACGCAGCAAGGATCAAAACAAGAATTGAATCCTCTTTCAATTTGAAGAAATCTATGATTGCTGGAAGCTTTGCGCGGCAGACGTACATACGCGGTTACAGCGACATTGACATGTTTATGTTGTTGTCTCGTGATGAAGCCCGACGTGGCGGCAGCTACATGTCCTCAGATACAGTGCTATCAAACTTGAAGGCAGAACTTCAACAGCGGTTTCCTGCAACGAATATTTACCGTGACGTTCACGCAATCGTCGTGTTCTTTTCATCGAGTGGTATCAGTGTTGACGTAGTGCCTGTTATCTTTGAAGGGTGGATACCGATGAGACCTAGATATCTGATGCCAGACGGCTCCGGTTGGTGGATGAAGACCAGTCCACCAACTCACAATGCTTACCTCGTAAAAGCAAATGAGAAAAGCGCCGGCAAGCTTCGAAAGACGGCTCAACTGATCAAGTTTTGGAGGTTGTGCAGAACCCCGCAGGTTCCTCTCTCCTCGTTTCATATAGAGATGCTGCTGGCCGCGAACGCAGTGTGCGTTGGTGTAAAAAGCTACGCTCAATGTATCACTGAGACGCTTCAGCTTCTGGCAGAAAGGCAATGCCAGGGTCTGCGTGATCCTCTCGGAATTTCAGGAAACATCGGTGCGACGAGGAGTGACAGCCAAAGAGAATCTGCCCTCAATTCTGTTATCTACTCACGCGATCAAGCAAAGGCGGCCTTGTCCGCGGCCAAAGAGGGGGACCTTGAAGAGGCAAAGCGACACTGGAACATCGTGTTCAACGATAAGTTCCCCCGTAGATACGGGATTGGGTGA